GTGTGCTTTGCATGCTTCAAGACCCATGATTGCTTCTCTCAGATTCTGCTTTGATTTATTTGCAATCTTACTAGCAAAGCTCATAGGTAGGTCAAAGTCCTCCTTGCTGGCTATCTGAATAAGAACTTCCATAATCTGGCAAAGAGAAATAAAAGGTAAGCGGACGTGGGCGTGGGCGTATCCACGTTGGCTGAAAACGTTGTGTTTTTCTCTATGCACCCGAGTTTGAATCTCGCTCTTCGCAGTTTATATTAGCTTAAGGTATAATTAAAATAACATCTCGGGAACTCTACGGTCCATGTAATACTTACTTCATGAGTCGCAGGAGCATCAACCTTGATGACCATGCACCGGTTTTTCACCGATTCAATGACGCCGGTGTCATTTTCGCAACAGAGTATGAGCTTCCACGATTCCGAGTGACAGTCCATGATCCATTTGATCAAATGCTGAATGTGCGCTGATGCTTTGTCAACACCGTACAAAACCATCACTGGAACGAAAAGGAAAAACATGTTAGAGTTTTGAGAGAAATAGGTCAAAAGTGTTTGGAaggggtttgtgggtttgttgagagaattttgaCCTCTATGATTTGCCTTGGAATTTATAGAGCTGACTTCATGAGCAATTTCGTTGTTGTTTATTTCCTTGACTAAACCCATTAGGGCATATCTGGCATTTGGTTCCAGTTGTACATTGAGTTCTACATGGTGAAGACTGGATGTCAATGGAACCACTACTTGCATTGGCCTTTGTTCCTGTCACCATTGGGTCATGTAAGAGAAATTTGAAAACGCTCGTTCACCCGTACAGATAAATCACAGTTTGACACGTGCACATAAATTTCTTCTTTTGTGCTTTCGATAAGTTATTTATGCATGTGTGTTAGCATGTGATTTCTAGGTAAGGAAGAACGACTTTTAATTTTAAGAACATTATGAGCATTTCACAAAATGAAAGGCATTATTTCTATTTCTCAACTGTCTATTTCACAACAGAATACCTGAACCCGGAAGTATCTTAAATCATGAGATATCTGCAGaggaaaacaaaagtaaaaaaccAAAACAGATAATTTTAATCCATCTTCAAGGAAAAAGATTTGAACTTCGTTGTATTTGATGTAAAGATACATACTTCCCAGCTCGCGTCGCCGTATATTTCCCGAAGATACGCCATTGTTAGAGCTTTCTTCCCAGAACCAGTTGGTCCAGTAAACAAAATATGGGGACTGACGTTATCAATCGCCTACATATTCAAGAGCATGAGCAAGAAAGCATGAAGAAAACCGAAAACAAACATGCACAAGGCCTGCAGATGTTACGTATTTGCGTATGCAGCTAGAAAAATACACAGAACAAACGATGAAAATGGGTGAAATACGCACAAATGGAACTGgttataaaactaaaaacaaaactgGAGGGACACTGATACAATAAACGGCTTTATTGTCTGTTTAGTGTCTTCCAGTTCTATTTTCGACTGGAACTTTGCTATCAATTCTGTCTGCGCATATTTAATCAGAAAATTACTCACAAGTTGCTTGAGAACTTGAGCTTCTTGTTTGTGGCAAGCGAATCCGTTCAACGAACTAGGCCGATGCTTATCCGCCCATAACTGCCTGAGACTTTCCACCACGAACGCTTTCTCGATGAATGCAGCTTCATTGAATGCGCTCTGCTCAGGTGACAATTTTTTGTTCTTGCaagaactctttttcatacaCGAAAACCACGCCTGACCTTCGCTCTTCCTCCTATTGTCTGTGAACTTCCTCATGCTGGCTGTTGTCGTCCTGCTTGCATCACTCGTCTTGCTGCTAGCCATGCTCAGCTTCCCGCTGCTCTGCCTGCTCACCGCAGAgctggaggtggtggtggttgtcTGTGACAGACCATACGGGGACAAAAGTCCGCGGATATTGACATTCTGATCGAAGTTACCGTTTGATCGAGTAGTACTTCTCTGTTGAGAGGCAGCAGAGGAAACCACTTTCGGTTTTTGTAAGTGATTTCGAGGCAATGCCATGACATCGCACTCTCTGGAGAAGAAGATATCACCTGCTGCAATAGAATCCGAGCTTTCGTAAACCGGAGCAGCTTTGTTATTCAACATGGAGTTTGGAGAAGTTCTAGCAAGCTTTGCATGGGCAAGCATTTCGTTAATTTCGCCGACAGATGGCGTGCTCACTTGCCTTTGCTTCTGATGAGCCATGCTTTTGGATAACGGGGATGGAGTCCTCTCCCCTTTCGTAGGCGTGATCGAACAATTCCTCTGCTGGTTGGTTTCTCTCGGTGATCTATGCTGCGGAGCAGCTGCTGATCTTCTGCTGTTCCTTCGCTGATGTAACAGGTTTCTGTTTGAGCCTACAATCTCATCACCATCGTCGTTCATATTGCGCTCTTCTCGGTCTGTTTGAAAAGGTGAAACGTGTCTCCTGCGCTCGGACTTTCCCAAGGGGCTGATGTTCCTATGAATATCAGAACCCGCCATTGGCAAAGTTCGAGCATTGCTGTCATCTCTTCTGGGCTTGTAGGGCGACTTGCTGCTGGTTCTTCTTCGAACCGGACTTACCACAGAGGTAGTTCTTGGAGTAGGGCCGTCGTATTCAAACCTTGAAGATCTCCTGCTCTGCTTCGAAGGGCTGATCGTTCTTCCCAAATACAACTCTGGTTTTGCCCCTTTAGACTCCCATTCTCCACTTGGCCATTTGTTTCCGCCGTGCCAGGGGCTATCTGGGATGTCTGTCTCGGCATAAGATGGCTCATATCCACTCCTCCTTTGCTTCACCGGCGTCAGAGAATTCCTACTGGGCCTTGACCAATTATTCTCCATTTTTAACTAACCAAGTTCATGCAACGGTTAGAAAATGACTCAACTCCTTATAAGTCCTAGCAAGGTTTCTTAACTTTCAGATAAAGTGGCCAGGCTTGGCCAGTACGGCATCGGTGAGAGGGAAAACAGCACGGATCACCAGCTAAGCCCCCTAAACGACTGCTAAATTGAGCACCACGAGCTTACAAaaaacccaattgaacaccGAGGCAGGCATCGAAGGGTTGATTTAGAAGGAGAAGAAATTCGAGAAGCGAATCACATAAATTTAATGTAACGAAGGAGACAATGAgaagaacaaagaaaagggTATCTGAAGGAAGTGAGGAGGAAAATCCGATGCTTACAAAGAACAGAAGACATTGATGATGTTAACTATGTCGATGTTATGCTCCGAGTGTTAAGTTTACAGCTGCAATAAGAAAAGAGAGACAaataaaccttttttttctGTAATTTCTAAGCTCATGTTTTTGTCTTTATCTTGTCTCTGTTTTATCGGACTGGAAGATTACAGCGTACCGACAACAAGGATGGGGAAATTTGAATGGAATAACTTGGCGGCATCGGCATGGCGGCTATATCGGCATGCGTCCAGAGGCTGTCATCTGCAATGGAAGTTCGTTTGGATTCTTTGGAAATAGGATTCATATTAGCAGATAATATGTCACTGGTATCATATTACACGTCGCAGACAACTTACAGTTTGACAAACAAGGTGGTGACTTGTCAATATCATTATGTTCATGTCTCGTCGTCTCAAAAGCTCAGAAACGAACACGAAGGAAAGCTAACATTAAGTAGTAATTTGATAAATGAATTTACAATTGTACATTCGTATTGCAAGTATACTCCTCATATCAAGCATGAGGGGTGGGTGCTACAGATTTCTATTCGTTCAGACTGTTTGGAGAGAGGCTTTGAGTGGTGAAGTTGATAACCAATCTAATAATGCCGTATTGACAAGCTCTGGAACTTCATCGTGTGGACAGTGCCCGGCCTGCAGATTTACCAAAGTTGTATTCGGATAAAACGCTTTGATGCTGTTAGCCTTGGCAGGACCTACCCACGGATCCAAGTCACCCCAGACCAACAACAGCGGACAAGACAACTTGCTTAAGACGCTGTCCAGAGTGTACTTGGTCTGGTTCGTCATGAACCGGGTCATCAATCTGCGCAAAACAATCAAGAAACGTCATACTTACTAACGAATCAGACATCAATTTTCATGACCAAATCTTCAAGATATCACTAATCCACGTCATTTGTTTTCAGGGGATCTTTATTATAGAACAGATCTACACATACCTGTAATACACTTCTCCAGCGTTTGGGTCAGCAGCTGGCATTATTATGGACTCCACCAGATAGTCATCCACATTGGCAGTGTTTTTATAGACCTGCGCCAGCAAAATTAAGTATTTAAAACATATTGTAGTAAAATTTTGTTACGACTTTGGGAGACTATTGTATAATGATTGGAATATCAAGGTTGACCTTATATTCAGACTTCACGGAGAAGCTTTAGAAAGTAACTTACGCTCTTTAAGACGGATTCAACACGTGCTGGTTGCTTTGCTTGCCAGAACAGAAATCCAAGTACCACTCGCTGGAAAACTTCCTTCAGGGGCTTTAGGATGAACTTTTGCAGGGCTGTTTCCCCCTCAGACTCCTTGGCTACACTATTAGGATTTCCAAACTGTCCCGCAGAATTCAGAAGTGCAACTCCAACTACTTGCTCAGGCAACCCAGCTGCTGCAACCAAAGCAGTAAAACCTCCGAGGCTGAAAATTACAGCGAGTCAAATAGTCATTATCTCAAAAGCCATCTGAAGAGAAAACATGAGATATACACATTTTCCGTTTGCAATGATCAACTCAAAGCAAATTACCCCTCTTAAttgaaaaagttaaaaagaCCTCAACTGAAGGTTTATGCCTGTAAACTTAGAAACAATGTTTGATGTTTAGAAAACACGATCTTCGACATTTTACAAGCCTTAAGTTATGTAATGTTATACATGAAATATTACAGATTCCGTAAGTAAGTAATTAAAGTTTAGATTACCTGTTTCCAACTAAAACTGTCGGTTCTTTCACTATCTCCTTTAAGAAATCCTCCACTTGATCTCTCCAAACCATGGCATCATAATCAACAAG
Above is a window of Malus sylvestris chromosome 15, drMalSylv7.2, whole genome shotgun sequence DNA encoding:
- the LOC126604789 gene encoding pheophytinase, chloroplastic-like, coding for MSSSVLPSARTELFNPIHETRFTGLTRPFNCNRSKCVMNRRSFAFRGVAAAGLSVMGSSLTAQPVKGVERLEFKPEGYNFWTWRGHKIHYVVQGEGPPVVLIHGFGASAFHWRYNIPELAKKYKVYAIDLLGFGWSEKALVDYDAMVWRDQVEDFLKEIVKEPTVLVGNSLGGFTALVAAAGLPEQVVGVALLNSAGQFGNPNSVAKESEGETALQKFILKPLKEVFQRVVLGFLFWQAKQPARVESVLKSVYKNTANVDDYLVESIIMPAADPNAGEVYYRLMTRFMTNQTKYTLDSVLSKLSCPLLLVWGDLDPWVGPAKANSIKAFYPNTTLVNLQAGHCPHDEVPELVNTALLDWLSTSPLKASLQTV
- the LOC126604787 gene encoding uncharacterized protein LOC126604787 gives rise to the protein MENNWSRPSRNSLTPVKQRRSGYEPSYAETDIPDSPWHGGNKWPSGEWESKGAKPELYLGRTISPSKQSRRSSRFEYDGPTPRTTSVVSPVRRRTSSKSPYKPRRDDSNARTLPMAGSDIHRNISPLGKSERRRHVSPFQTDREERNMNDDGDEIVGSNRNLLHQRRNSRRSAAAPQHRSPRETNQQRNCSITPTKGERTPSPLSKSMAHQKQRQVSTPSVGEINEMLAHAKLARTSPNSMLNNKAAPVYESSDSIAAGDIFFSRECDVMALPRNHLQKPKVVSSAASQQRSTTRSNGNFDQNVNIRGLLSPYGLSQTTTTTSSSAVSRQSSGKLSMASSKTSDASRTTTASMRKFTDNRRKSEGQAWFSCMKKSSCKNKKLSPEQSAFNEAAFIEKAFVVESLRQLWADKHRPSSLNGFACHKQEAQVLKQLAIDNVSPHILFTGPTGSGKKALTMAYLREIYGDASWEEQRPMQVVVPLTSSLHHVELNVQLEPNARYALMGLVKEINNNEIAHEVSSINSKANHRVMVLYGVDKASAHIQHLIKWIMDCHSESWKLILCCENDTGVIESVKNRCMVIKVDAPATHEIMEVLIQIASKEDFDLPMSFASKIANKSKQNLREAIMGLEACKAHNYPFEDEQPIPLGWEEVLLELASEILADPSPKRLFFIRGKFQKLLIDFVHPKLILLKLVELFLKGVASSSRRELYYWHAYYEKRLPEGASALLKLEEFVAKFMSIHRKSSNHREYV